A portion of the Manihot esculenta cultivar AM560-2 chromosome 2, M.esculenta_v8, whole genome shotgun sequence genome contains these proteins:
- the LOC110605250 gene encoding vacuolar-processing enzyme has product METHRFNLFFNYAVFLVVTLYFLCLQGGLASRFNQFEPGILMPTEEVEPGIDDDQLGTRWAVLVAGSMGYGNYRHQADVCHAYQLLRKGGLKEENIIVFMYDDIAKNEMNPRPGVIINHPQGEDVYAGVPKDYTGEHVTAKNLYAVLLGNTSAVKGGSGKVVNSTANDRIFLYYSDHGGPGVLGMPNLPFLYAMDFIEVLKKKHAAGSYKEMIIYVEACESGSIFEGIMPKDLNIYVTTASNAQENSYGTYCPGMDPPPPPEFLTCLGDLYSVAWMEDSESHNLKKETLDQQYKTVKARTSNYNTYQTGSHVMEYGNESIKAERVYLYQGFDPASVNFPPNNGHISAPMDVVNQRDAELLFMWEMYKRSEDGSDKKTQTLQQITETIKHRRHLDSSIELIGTLLFGLKNSSSILQSVRGPGLPLVDDWNCLKSMVRVFETHCGSLTQYGMKHMRAFANICNAGISRVPMEEASAAVCKVLDAGQWHPSKQGYSA; this is encoded by the exons ATGGAGACCCATAGATTCAACTTGTTCTTCAATTACGCTGTGTTTCTAGTTGTTACACTGTATTTTCTATGTCTTCAAGGTGGTTTAGCCTCTCGGTTCAACCAGTTTGAGCCTGGGATCCTCATGCCCACAGAGGAAGTTGAACCAGGAATTGATGATGATCAACTTGGCACAAGATGGGCAGTTCTCGTGGCTGGATCAATGGGTTACGGAAATTACAGGCATCAG GCCGATGTTTGCCATGCATATCAGCTGTTAAGAAAAGGTGGCTTAAAAGAAGAGAACATAATAGtgtttatgtatgatgataTAGCAAAAAATGAAATGAATCCAAGGCCTGGAGTTATCATCAACCATCCACAGGGAGAAGATGTATATGCTGGTGTGCCTAAG GATTACACGGGCGAGCATGTTACTGCTAAGAATCTGTATGCAGTACTTCTTGGTAATACAAGTGCAGTAAAGGGTGGAAGTGGCAAGGTTGTAAATAGCACGGCAAATGATAGGATCTTCTTGTATTATTCTGATCACGGAGGCCCTGGAGTTCTTG GGATGCCAAATCTACCTTTTCTGTATGCAATGGATTTCATCGAGGTTTTGAAGAAGAAACATGCAGCTGGGAGCTACAAAGAGATG ATTATATACGTAGAAGCTTGTGAAAGTGGGAGTATTTTCGAAGGGATCATGCCCAAAGATCTAAATATTTATGTCACTACAGCATCAAATGCACAAGAGAATAGCTATGGGACCTACTGTCCTGGAATGGATCCTCCCCCACCTCCAGAATTTTTGACCTGTTTAGGGGATTTGTACAGTGTTGCTTGGATGGAGGACAG CGAGTCGCACAATCTGAAGAAAGAAACTTTAGATCAACAGTACAAGACG GTAAAGGCCAGGACTTCTAATTATAATACTTATCAGACTGGATCTCATGTGATGGAATATGGGAATGAAAGCATCAAAGCAGAGAGGGTCTATTTATATCAAGGTTTTGATCCTGCAAGTGTGAACTTCCCTCCAAACAACGGCCATATTAGTGCACCTATGGATGTTGTAAATCAAAGAGATGCAGAGCTTCTCTTCATGTGGGAAATG TACAAAAGATCAGAGGATGGCTCAGATAAGAAGACTCAAACCCTCCAGCAGATAACAGAGACGATTAAGCATAGAAGGCACTTGGATAGTAGCATAGAATTGATTGGAACTCTATTGTTTGGACTCAAGAATAGTTCTTCCATTCTTCAGTCTGTTAGAGGACCTGGTTTGCCCCTGGTAGATGACTGGAACTGCTTAAAATCAATG GTTCGTGTGTTCGAGACGCACTGCGGATCATTGACCCAGTATGGCATGAAGCACATGCGTGCATTTGCCAATATTTGCAACGCAGGAATCTCTCGAGTTCCCATGGAAGAAGCTTCTGCTGCTGTGTGCAAAGTCCTTGATGCTGGACAATGGCATCCATCAAAACAAGGTTATAGTGCTTAA